From one Terriglobales bacterium genomic stretch:
- the nuoD gene encoding NADH dehydrogenase (quinone) subunit D has protein sequence MATLTPTLTPEGEGTLVLNMGPQHPSTHGVLRLLLEIEGENVVRMIPDIGYLHTGIEKTAEAKFYQQVVVLTDRIDYLCPLTNNLCYVLAVEKLLGLEAPPRAQWMRVLLNELSRIASHLVWLGTHALDIGAMTVFLYCFREREDILRLFEMVSGQRMMTSYFRIGGLALEPPLGFFERVRRFADLFPARVDEYEALLTGNRIWIGRTKGVAYLSGDDAVALGVTGPSLRASGVDIDLRRDMPYSSYDQFQFKVPVSTDGDVYARYLVRVQELRESIGIVRQALDGMPEGAVKADAPKVVLPDREKMKTQMEALIYHFKIVTEGFAVPAGEVYQAIESPRGEMGYYVVSDGTAKPHRVHMRSPSYANLQALPKMCEGKLIADVVAAIGSIDIVLGEIDR, from the coding sequence GTGGCCACGCTCACCCCCACGCTTACGCCGGAGGGCGAAGGCACTCTGGTCCTGAACATGGGACCACAGCATCCTTCAACGCACGGGGTCCTGCGCCTGCTGCTGGAGATCGAAGGCGAAAACGTGGTGCGCATGATCCCGGACATCGGCTATCTGCATACCGGCATTGAGAAAACCGCTGAAGCCAAGTTCTACCAGCAGGTGGTGGTACTGACCGACCGCATCGACTACCTGTGCCCGTTGACCAACAACCTGTGCTACGTGCTGGCGGTCGAGAAGCTGCTGGGCCTGGAGGCTCCGCCACGCGCGCAGTGGATGCGCGTGCTGCTCAACGAGCTTTCGCGCATCGCCTCACACCTGGTCTGGCTGGGCACCCATGCGCTCGATATCGGCGCCATGACCGTCTTCCTCTACTGCTTCCGCGAGCGCGAGGACATCCTGCGCCTGTTCGAGATGGTCAGCGGCCAGCGCATGATGACCTCCTACTTCCGCATCGGAGGTCTGGCCCTGGAGCCGCCGCTCGGCTTCTTTGAGCGCGTCCGTCGCTTCGCCGACCTCTTCCCTGCGCGGGTGGACGAATACGAAGCCTTGCTCACCGGCAACCGCATCTGGATCGGGCGTACCAAGGGCGTGGCCTATCTCTCCGGCGACGATGCCGTGGCCCTGGGCGTGACCGGTCCCTCACTGCGCGCCAGCGGCGTGGATATCGATCTGCGCCGCGACATGCCTTATTCGAGCTACGACCAGTTCCAGTTCAAGGTCCCGGTATCGACGGACGGCGATGTCTACGCCCGCTATCTGGTGCGCGTGCAGGAACTGCGCGAGTCCATCGGCATCGTGCGGCAGGCGCTGGACGGCATGCCGGAAGGCGCGGTCAAAGCCGATGCGCCCAAGGTGGTGCTGCCGGATCGGGAGAAGATGAAGACGCAGATGGAAGCGCTCATCTATCACTTCAAGATCGTCACCGAGGGCTTTGCGGTGCCCGCGGGCGAAGTCTATCAAGCCATCGAGTCACCGCGCGGCGAGATGGGCTACTACGTGGTGTCCGATGGCACTGCCAAGCCGCACCGCGTCCACATGCGCTCGCCGTCGTACGCCAACCTCCAGGCCCTGCCCAAGATGTGCGAAGGCAAACTGATCGCGGACGTGGTGGCGGCCATCGGCAGCATTGACATCGTGCTGGGAGAAATCGACCGGTGA
- a CDS encoding NADH-quinone oxidoreductase subunit C produces MALPPAITDFEQLRGEAPVARLLGWRSDAVAGAKLDRGELSIEVRAPALREAGLLLRDDADLRFNFLSDLTCVDWHPREPRFEVVYHLLSIPRRARVRLKVRLAEGDAGVESVTSVWPSANFFEREVFDLFGVRFLGHPDLRRIMMPEDWQGHPLRKDYPVEGYR; encoded by the coding sequence ATGGCGCTCCCACCGGCCATCACCGATTTCGAGCAGCTTCGCGGGGAGGCTCCCGTCGCGCGCTTGCTCGGCTGGCGGTCCGATGCGGTGGCCGGCGCCAAGCTCGATCGCGGCGAGCTGAGCATCGAAGTGCGCGCTCCCGCCCTCCGCGAAGCCGGGCTGTTGCTGCGTGACGATGCCGACTTGCGCTTCAACTTTCTTTCCGATTTGACCTGCGTGGACTGGCATCCGCGTGAGCCGCGCTTCGAGGTCGTATATCACTTGCTCTCCATCCCGCGCCGCGCGCGAGTACGCCTGAAAGTGCGTCTGGCGGAGGGCGATGCCGGCGTCGAGTCTGTGACTTCAGTCTGGCCTTCGGCCAACTTCTTCGAGCGCGAGGTTTTTGACCTGTTCGGGGTTCGCTTCCTGGGCCACCCCGACCTGCGCCGCATCATGATGCCGGAAGACTGGCAGGGACACCCGCTGCGCAAGGATTATCCCGTTGAGGGGTACCGCTAG